One Corynebacterium yudongzhengii DNA window includes the following coding sequences:
- a CDS encoding acetate kinase, with translation MSYVLVINSGSSSIKFQIVDPSAGATDTPLVSGLVEKIGEFRGGLTIKHNGEKHEHVLTIPNHTAGFKRAFAELDRLGCGPTQLDINAVGHRIVHGGTIFSEPVLLDETVVSTLRELIPLAPLHNPANIDGIEVARRLLPNLPHVGVFDTAYFSDLPDSAAVYAIEKSLREEYHIRRYGFHGTSHEFIAGELHKQFDQPAEEINHITLHLGNGASASAVRGGKPIDTSMGMTPLEGLVMGTRCGSIDPGIIFHLYREVGLSIDGIDKLLNKRSGMKGLAGSNDFRDIHQMIKDGSQDAQLALDVYVTQLRRILGSYMIQLGRVDAIAFTAGVGENDPVLRRLALADLENFGVKLDDSRNESVGEGVQLISTDDSPTRVYVVPTNEELAIAQKVDRLVG, from the coding sequence ATGTCCTATGTACTCGTGATCAACTCCGGCTCCTCGTCGATCAAGTTCCAGATCGTCGACCCCTCCGCCGGTGCCACGGACACCCCGTTGGTCTCGGGGCTCGTCGAGAAGATCGGTGAATTCCGCGGCGGCCTCACCATCAAGCACAACGGCGAGAAGCACGAGCACGTGCTGACGATCCCCAACCACACCGCCGGCTTCAAGCGCGCCTTCGCGGAGCTCGACCGCCTGGGCTGCGGCCCCACCCAGCTGGACATCAACGCCGTGGGTCACCGCATCGTTCACGGCGGCACCATCTTCTCGGAGCCGGTGCTTCTCGACGAAACCGTCGTCTCCACCCTCCGCGAACTCATCCCCCTCGCCCCGCTGCACAACCCGGCGAACATCGACGGCATCGAGGTCGCCCGCCGCCTGCTTCCGAACCTCCCGCACGTCGGCGTCTTCGACACCGCCTACTTCTCTGACCTGCCGGATTCGGCGGCGGTCTATGCGATCGAGAAGTCGCTGCGCGAGGAATACCACATCCGCCGCTACGGCTTCCATGGCACCTCGCACGAGTTCATCGCCGGCGAGCTGCACAAGCAGTTCGACCAGCCCGCCGAGGAGATCAACCACATCACGCTGCACCTCGGCAACGGTGCCTCCGCCTCGGCGGTGCGCGGCGGCAAGCCCATCGACACCTCGATGGGCATGACCCCGCTCGAAGGCCTCGTCATGGGCACCCGCTGCGGTTCCATCGACCCCGGCATCATCTTCCACCTCTACCGCGAGGTCGGCCTGAGCATCGACGGTATCGACAAACTGCTGAACAAGCGCTCCGGCATGAAAGGCCTGGCCGGCTCCAACGACTTCCGCGACATCCACCAGATGATCAAGGACGGCAGCCAAGACGCCCAGCTCGCCCTCGACGTCTACGTCACCCAGCTGCGCCGCATCCTCGGTTCCTACATGATCCAGCTCGGGCGCGTCGACGCCATCGCGTTCACCGCCGGCGTCGGCGAGAACGACCCCGTGCTGCGCCGCCTCGCGCTCGCCGACCTGGAGAACTTCGGCGTCAAACTCGACGACTCGCGCAACGAGAGCGTCGGCGAAGGCGTCCAGCTCATCAGCACCGACGACTCGCCCACCCGCGTCTACGTCGTGCCCACCAACGAAGAGCTCGCCATCGCGCAGAAGGTCGACCGGTTGGTGGGGTAG
- the pta gene encoding phosphate acetyltransferase — translation MSANSSVLLTVVGRNFDGLDVDAIATQRGLTRTNINDLGSNVAEVLEAVGEIGGQLFVGSGNQVLDAKSAAALGVPMVVSYDRPGPHVDIYVAESERSGTVVAEACDAERTPAAVAAAQDIEVKPYMSPSVFKHGLAEQARTTGAHIVLPEGEDDRILEAAHEVLESGIARLTILGDPDDIRARAEEKGLDISGADIINHETSELREEFAADFAELRKHKGVTLEQARETMQDISYFATMMVHKGLADGMVSGAAHTTAHTIKPSFQIIKTVPEASVVSSIFLMVMRGRLWAFGDCAVNPNPTAEQLGEIAVVSARTAARFGIDPRVAVLSYSTGASGAGPDVERAVQAVAKARELDGELLVDGPLQFDAAVDKGVAAKKMPDSEVAGQATVFIFPDLEAGNIGYKTAQRTGAALAVGPILQGLNKPVNDLSRGATVADIANTIAVTAIQAGKK, via the coding sequence ATGTCCGCCAATTCATCCGTGCTGCTGACCGTCGTCGGTCGCAACTTCGATGGTCTCGACGTCGACGCAATCGCCACCCAACGCGGCCTTACGCGCACCAACATCAACGATCTTGGGAGTAACGTCGCCGAGGTGCTCGAGGCGGTCGGGGAGATCGGCGGACAGCTGTTCGTCGGTTCCGGCAACCAGGTTCTCGACGCCAAGTCCGCCGCCGCACTCGGCGTGCCGATGGTGGTCAGCTACGACCGCCCTGGCCCGCACGTCGATATCTATGTGGCGGAGTCGGAGAGGTCCGGCACGGTCGTCGCCGAGGCGTGCGACGCCGAGCGCACCCCGGCGGCCGTCGCGGCGGCGCAGGATATCGAGGTCAAGCCGTACATGTCGCCGTCCGTCTTCAAGCATGGGCTGGCTGAGCAGGCCCGCACGACGGGCGCGCACATCGTGCTGCCCGAAGGCGAGGACGACCGCATCCTGGAAGCCGCCCACGAGGTGCTGGAATCCGGCATCGCGCGGCTGACCATCCTGGGCGATCCCGATGACATCCGCGCCCGCGCCGAAGAAAAGGGCCTGGACATCTCGGGCGCTGACATCATCAACCACGAAACCTCCGAGCTGCGCGAGGAGTTCGCCGCCGACTTTGCCGAGCTGCGGAAGCACAAGGGCGTCACGCTCGAGCAGGCGCGCGAGACGATGCAGGACATCTCGTACTTCGCCACGATGATGGTGCACAAAGGACTTGCCGACGGCATGGTCTCCGGCGCCGCCCACACCACCGCGCACACCATCAAGCCGTCGTTCCAGATCATCAAGACGGTGCCCGAGGCCTCGGTCGTCTCCTCGATCTTCTTGATGGTCATGCGCGGGCGCCTCTGGGCGTTCGGCGACTGCGCCGTCAATCCCAACCCGACGGCCGAGCAGCTCGGCGAGATTGCCGTCGTCTCCGCCCGCACCGCCGCCCGTTTTGGTATCGACCCGCGTGTGGCCGTGTTGAGCTACTCCACCGGTGCCTCCGGCGCTGGCCCCGACGTCGAGCGGGCGGTGCAGGCCGTCGCAAAGGCGCGGGAGCTCGACGGCGAGTTGCTTGTCGACGGCCCGCTCCAGTTCGACGCCGCCGTCGACAAGGGAGTCGCCGCGAAGAAGATGCCGGACTCCGAGGTCGCCGGCCAGGCCACCGTCTTCATCTTCCCGGACCTCGAGGCCGGCAACATCGGCTACAAGACCGCCCAGCGCACCGGTGCCGCCCTCGCCGTCGGCCCGATCCTGCAGGGACTGAACAAGCCGGTCAACGACCTGTCGCGCGGCGCGACAGTCGCTGACATCGCCAACACCATCGCCGTCACCGCTATCCAGGCAGGAAAGAAGTAA
- a CDS encoding FAD-dependent oxidoreductase, with product MSSHVRIAVVGAGPAGIYASDLLVKSDVNIEVDLYEKMPAPFGLIRYGVAPDHPRIKGIVRSLHRVLENEKIELIGNVEVGKHITVEKMREFYDAIVFSTGATADRDLDIPGMDLEGTHGAGEFVGFYDGNPNFRRDWDLDAEKVAVIGVGNVGLDIARILAKTADELHVTEIPDNVYESLNASRIKEVHIFGRRGPAQVKFTPQELKELDYSENIEVIVDPEDIDYDAASETARREKKAVDQVCQILEGYAMREPKNAPHKIYIHLFHSPVEVLGSDGRVVGLKTERTELDGNGGVTGTGEFHTWDVQQVYRAVGYRPEGVRDVPFDHHASVIPNDGGHVLNDVNGTPVPGLYTTGWIKRGPVGLIGNTKSDAKDTITMLLDDYRAQKLTPAPKRTRKDVAAFFEESDHPITTWAGWHRLDDAERAAGEAEGRERKKIVEWDDMLKYSGPQDITE from the coding sequence ATGTCCAGCCACGTACGTATCGCAGTCGTCGGCGCCGGCCCCGCCGGGATCTACGCCTCCGACCTCTTGGTGAAGTCGGACGTCAACATCGAGGTCGATCTGTACGAGAAGATGCCCGCCCCGTTCGGACTCATCCGCTACGGCGTGGCCCCGGACCACCCGCGCATCAAGGGCATCGTGCGCAGCCTGCACCGGGTGCTGGAAAACGAGAAGATCGAGCTCATCGGCAACGTGGAGGTGGGCAAGCACATCACCGTCGAGAAGATGCGCGAGTTCTACGACGCGATCGTCTTCTCCACCGGCGCGACCGCCGACCGCGACCTCGACATCCCCGGCATGGATCTCGAGGGCACCCACGGCGCCGGCGAGTTCGTCGGCTTCTACGACGGCAACCCGAACTTCCGCCGCGACTGGGACCTGGATGCGGAGAAGGTCGCGGTGATCGGCGTCGGCAACGTGGGCCTCGACATCGCCCGCATCCTGGCGAAAACCGCCGATGAGCTGCACGTCACCGAAATCCCCGACAACGTCTATGAATCCCTCAACGCCTCCCGCATCAAGGAGGTGCACATCTTCGGCCGCCGCGGGCCCGCGCAGGTGAAGTTCACCCCGCAGGAGCTCAAGGAGCTCGACTACTCGGAGAACATCGAGGTCATAGTCGATCCCGAGGACATCGACTACGACGCCGCCTCCGAAACCGCCCGCCGCGAGAAGAAGGCCGTCGACCAGGTCTGTCAGATCCTCGAGGGCTACGCCATGCGCGAGCCGAAGAACGCCCCGCACAAGATCTACATCCACCTCTTCCACTCCCCCGTCGAGGTGCTGGGCTCCGATGGCCGGGTTGTGGGCCTGAAGACGGAGCGCACCGAGCTCGACGGCAACGGTGGGGTCACCGGCACCGGCGAATTCCACACCTGGGACGTCCAGCAGGTCTACCGGGCCGTCGGCTACCGCCCCGAAGGCGTGCGCGACGTCCCCTTCGACCACCACGCCTCCGTCATCCCGAACGACGGCGGCCACGTACTTAACGACGTCAACGGCACCCCCGTCCCCGGCCTCTACACCACCGGCTGGATCAAGCGGGGACCGGTCGGGCTGATCGGCAACACCAAGTCCGACGCCAAAGACACCATCACCATGCTTCTCGACGACTACCGCGCCCAGAAACTCACCCCCGCTCCGAAGCGGACCCGCAAAGACGTCGCAGCCTTCTTCGAGGAATCCGACCACCCGATCACCACTTGGGCCGGCTGGCACCGCCTCGATGACGCCGAACGCGCCGCCGGCGAAGCCGAAGGTCGCGAGCGCAAAAAGATCGTCGAGTGGGACGACATGCTGAAGTACTCCGGACCGCAGGATATTACGGAGTAG
- the purT gene encoding formate-dependent phosphoribosylglycinamide formyltransferase → MYPHPPIESIGTPMSGNATTVLLLGSGELGRELTLSFQRLGLEVHAVDRYADAPAHQVAQYQYVADISDTDQVRSLIRRIRPDFIVPEIESVAVDALIEIEESTGVHVVPCIRACALTARREGIRSVACDGLGLPTTAYAFATTLEEFREACEELGYPCVVKPAVYTSSMRHVLVESPEDVERAWGQVYRPTDRGEDAIVVERFVDFDAEITILAVRSIDPATGELATWFSEPIGHRHHQGALIESWQPIEITEDAMDNARSVAARITNALGGQGVFGVELFIAGDEVYFSSVSPRPHDTGMVTLGTQRFSQFDLHARAILGLPIDVTLTSPGASAFLLAEESSRNVSYSGINKALSVAETDVRLFGKPTAYPGRAMGVVLTTSETVDGARRAARDAASMVEIRTR, encoded by the coding sequence ATGTACCCACATCCCCCGATCGAATCCATCGGCACGCCTATGTCGGGCAACGCCACGACCGTGTTGCTGCTCGGCTCGGGTGAGCTCGGCCGCGAATTAACCCTGTCCTTCCAGCGCCTCGGCCTCGAGGTCCATGCCGTAGACCGTTATGCGGACGCGCCCGCCCACCAGGTAGCCCAGTATCAGTACGTCGCCGACATCTCCGACACCGACCAGGTCCGCTCCCTGATCCGCCGCATTAGGCCCGACTTCATCGTCCCCGAGATCGAATCGGTCGCCGTCGACGCGCTCATCGAGATCGAAGAGTCCACCGGCGTGCACGTCGTGCCCTGCATCCGCGCCTGCGCGCTGACGGCTCGTCGCGAAGGGATCCGCTCGGTCGCCTGCGACGGACTTGGCTTGCCGACGACCGCCTATGCCTTCGCCACCACCCTGGAAGAGTTCCGGGAGGCGTGTGAGGAGCTGGGCTATCCCTGTGTGGTCAAGCCGGCCGTGTACACGTCGAGCATGCGCCACGTCTTGGTCGAATCGCCCGAGGATGTCGAACGCGCCTGGGGGCAGGTCTACCGCCCGACCGACCGGGGTGAAGACGCGATCGTCGTCGAGCGCTTCGTCGACTTCGACGCCGAGATCACCATCCTCGCCGTGCGCTCCATCGACCCCGCCACCGGTGAGCTGGCGACCTGGTTCAGCGAACCGATCGGCCACCGCCACCACCAGGGCGCGCTGATTGAGTCCTGGCAGCCCATCGAGATCACCGAGGACGCGATGGACAACGCCCGCTCCGTCGCCGCGCGCATCACCAACGCGCTGGGCGGACAGGGTGTGTTCGGTGTCGAGCTGTTCATCGCGGGTGACGAAGTCTACTTCTCGTCCGTCTCCCCACGCCCACACGACACCGGCATGGTCACCCTCGGCACGCAACGGTTCTCACAGTTCGACCTGCACGCCCGCGCCATCCTGGGCCTGCCTATCGACGTCACCCTCACAAGCCCCGGCGCCTCCGCGTTCCTGCTCGCCGAAGAGTCCTCTCGCAACGTCTCCTACTCCGGGATCAACAAGGCGCTCTCGGTCGCGGAGACAGACGTCCGCCTCTTCGGCAAACCCACCGCCTACCCCGGGCGCGCGATGGGGGTGGTGCTCACTACCAGCGAGACCGTCGACGGAGCCCGGCGGGCCGCGCGCGACGCCGCCAGCATGGTGGAGATCCGGACGCGGTAG
- a CDS encoding adenylosuccinate synthase — MAAIVIVGAQWGDEGKGKATDILGGRVDYVVKPNGGNNAGHTVVVGGEKYELKLLPAGILSENATPVLGNGVVINLEALFEEIDGLEARGANASERLKVSANAHLVAPYHQVLDRVHERFLGKRAIGTTGRGIGPTYADKVARIGLRVQDVFDESILRQKISSALDVKNQMLVKMYNRKAIEVEEVVEYFLSFRERLEPLVVDSEYLLNTALDEGKHVLMEGGQATMLDVDHGTYPFVTSSNPSAGGACVGSGIGPTKITSCLGIIKAYTTRVGAGPFPTELFDKWGEHLQNVGGEVGVNTGRKRRCGWYDSVIARYASRVNGFTDYFLTKLDVLTGIGEIPICVAYDVDGERFDEMPTSQTQFHHAEPIFETMPAWDEDITGCTTFDELPEKARDYVLRLEELSGCRISYIGVGPGRDQTIVRHDVLAS; from the coding sequence ATGGCTGCAATCGTGATCGTCGGTGCCCAGTGGGGCGACGAAGGCAAGGGCAAGGCCACGGACATCCTTGGCGGGCGGGTGGATTACGTCGTCAAGCCCAACGGCGGTAACAACGCCGGGCACACCGTCGTCGTCGGTGGGGAGAAATACGAGCTGAAGCTGCTGCCGGCCGGCATCCTCTCGGAAAACGCGACGCCGGTGTTGGGCAACGGCGTGGTCATCAACTTAGAGGCGCTGTTCGAGGAGATCGACGGCCTCGAGGCCCGCGGCGCGAACGCCTCCGAGCGCCTCAAGGTCTCCGCGAACGCGCACCTCGTCGCGCCCTATCACCAGGTGCTCGACCGCGTGCACGAGCGGTTCCTGGGCAAGCGCGCCATCGGCACCACCGGCCGCGGCATTGGTCCGACGTACGCGGACAAGGTCGCCCGCATCGGCCTGCGCGTGCAGGATGTTTTCGACGAGTCGATCCTGCGCCAGAAGATCTCTTCGGCGCTCGACGTCAAAAACCAGATGCTGGTGAAGATGTACAACCGCAAGGCCATCGAGGTCGAGGAGGTCGTCGAGTACTTCTTGAGCTTCCGCGAGCGCCTCGAGCCGCTCGTCGTCGACAGCGAGTACCTGCTCAACACGGCTCTCGACGAAGGCAAGCACGTGCTCATGGAGGGCGGCCAGGCGACGATGCTGGACGTCGACCACGGCACCTACCCGTTCGTGACCTCCTCGAACCCTTCGGCCGGGGGCGCGTGCGTCGGCTCCGGTATCGGGCCGACGAAGATCACCAGCTGCCTGGGCATCATCAAGGCGTACACCACGCGCGTGGGTGCTGGTCCGTTCCCGACCGAGCTTTTCGACAAATGGGGCGAGCACCTCCAAAACGTCGGCGGCGAGGTCGGCGTCAACACCGGCCGCAAGCGCCGCTGCGGCTGGTACGACTCGGTGATCGCCCGCTACGCCAGCCGGGTCAACGGTTTTACTGACTATTTCCTCACCAAGCTGGACGTGCTCACCGGCATCGGCGAGATCCCGATCTGCGTGGCCTACGACGTCGACGGCGAGCGTTTCGACGAGATGCCCACCAGCCAGACCCAGTTCCACCACGCGGAGCCCATCTTCGAGACCATGCCCGCCTGGGACGAGGACATCACCGGCTGCACCACCTTCGACGAGCTGCCCGAGAAGGCCCGCGACTACGTGCTGCGCCTCGAAGAGCTCTCCGGCTGCCGGATCTCGTATATCGGTGTCGGCCCGGGCCGCGACCAGACCATCGTGCGCCACGACGTCCTCGCGTCCTAA
- a CDS encoding DUF2382 domain-containing protein: MANNRQIRELLDATAYDVDGEKLGSVNEVFINDISGQPDFIEVNHGLFGMSSSLVPLRGHSFEGDELRLAFQKDRIKDAPNVDGDAHLSNEDQESLYRHYGLENSENRTNYEADRREANAEGSNNRAAGAGVAGAGAGVAGGAAADANREHDLTHGEHAAEDKVAAEKAAAEKTETEPAAGNTTNEGEMIRSEERLKVDKEKQDAGEVRLRKYTVHDTETVEVPVEREEVSVERTPISEEEAKNITNQKVGDNDEASVTLHGERVNVSKESVPVEKVNLNKETIQDTETVTEDVAKERIESEGTDNLDKK, from the coding sequence ATGGCCAACAACCGTCAGATCCGCGAACTGCTGGACGCTACCGCTTACGACGTCGACGGCGAGAAGCTCGGCAGCGTCAACGAAGTCTTCATCAACGACATTTCCGGCCAGCCGGACTTCATCGAGGTCAACCACGGCCTGTTCGGCATGAGCTCCTCGCTGGTCCCGCTGCGTGGCCACTCCTTCGAGGGCGACGAGCTGCGCCTGGCTTTCCAGAAGGACCGCATCAAGGACGCCCCGAACGTCGACGGTGACGCTCACCTGTCCAACGAGGACCAGGAGAGCCTGTACCGCCACTACGGCCTGGAGAACTCCGAGAACCGCACGAACTACGAGGCGGATCGTCGTGAAGCCAACGCCGAGGGCAGCAACAACCGCGCCGCTGGCGCAGGTGTCGCCGGTGCCGGTGCGGGCGTTGCCGGTGGCGCCGCTGCCGACGCCAACCGCGAGCACGACCTGACCCACGGCGAGCACGCCGCTGAGGACAAGGTCGCCGCCGAGAAGGCCGCTGCTGAGAAAACCGAGACCGAGCCGGCCGCTGGGAACACCACCAACGAGGGCGAGATGATCCGCTCCGAGGAGCGCCTGAAGGTCGACAAGGAGAAGCAGGACGCTGGCGAGGTCCGCCTGCGCAAGTACACCGTGCACGACACCGAGACCGTCGAGGTCCCGGTCGAGCGCGAAGAGGTCTCCGTCGAGCGCACCCCGATCTCCGAGGAAGAAGCCAAGAACATCACCAACCAGAAGGTTGGCGACAACGACGAGGCTTCCGTCACCCTGCACGGGGAGCGCGTGAACGTCTCCAAGGAGTCCGTCCCGGTCGAGAAGGTCAACCTGAACAAGGAGACCATCCAGGACACCGAGACTGTCACCGAGGACGTCGCCAAGGAGCGCATCGAGTCCGAGGGCACCGACAACCTCGACAAGAAGTAA
- a CDS encoding Lrp/AsnC family transcriptional regulator, whose product MDSIDAALIEHLRRDGRASYRDLAEKVRLSQTAVRARVHQMLEERILKIGAVIRQDSDSTRVKVGVGLNLGGDEAAVLDVLAERPEVEFTARTLGGYDLIATVVGTSPRELFARLRRLDAVNRMTTWFHLHTVKEDYGQSISGLRG is encoded by the coding sequence GTGGATAGCATTGATGCCGCGCTCATCGAGCACCTGCGCCGTGATGGCCGCGCCAGCTACCGGGATCTGGCCGAGAAGGTTCGCCTCTCCCAGACCGCCGTTCGCGCCCGGGTGCACCAAATGCTGGAAGAACGCATCCTGAAAATCGGCGCGGTGATTCGCCAGGACAGCGACTCGACCCGGGTGAAGGTGGGCGTCGGGCTGAACCTCGGCGGCGATGAGGCCGCCGTGCTGGACGTGCTGGCGGAGAGGCCGGAAGTCGAATTCACTGCTCGGACGCTGGGTGGCTACGATCTTATCGCGACGGTCGTCGGGACCTCCCCGCGCGAGCTTTTCGCCCGGCTGCGCCGCCTCGACGCCGTTAATCGCATGACCACCTGGTTCCACCTGCACACCGTGAAAGAGGACTACGGGCAGTCGATCTCTGGGCTGCGTGGCTGA
- a CDS encoding Lrp/AsnC family transcriptional regulator, with protein MKRDLDEALIQALREDGRATYQELATRLGVQRALVSARVRALIDSGEVRIVAAADPAFVGDRALAHASITGHGDLRELTERLCARSEIPLVSATSGPMDIVAEIRASDQMALRETVRWIRGLAGVDTVRINVYTDVCARHLLFALHRDGERG; from the coding sequence ATGAAGCGAGATCTCGACGAGGCCCTCATCCAAGCCCTGCGGGAAGACGGCAGGGCCACCTACCAGGAGCTGGCCACCCGCCTCGGGGTGCAGCGCGCTTTGGTCTCTGCTCGGGTGCGCGCCCTAATCGATTCGGGCGAGGTCCGGATCGTGGCTGCCGCCGACCCGGCTTTCGTGGGCGATCGCGCCCTCGCTCATGCCTCGATCACCGGGCATGGCGATCTCCGCGAACTGACCGAACGACTGTGCGCGCGGAGCGAGATCCCTCTCGTATCGGCGACGTCGGGGCCGATGGACATCGTCGCCGAGATCCGCGCGAGCGATCAGATGGCCCTGCGTGAGACGGTGCGCTGGATCCGCGGGCTGGCTGGGGTCGATACGGTGCGGATAAACGTATACACCGACGTTTGTGCGCGGCACCTTCTCTTCGCACTTCACCGGGACGGCGAGCGTGGATAG
- a CDS encoding nitrilase-related carbon-nitrogen hydrolase, with the protein MKIAVFQGRAEPTQIERNLGVIEVAAADAAERGAALLLTPELLPVGYAPRRIRGGISAGDVAEAHLKLEEIARTHRIALAYSLPGEEAPASRGITATLVDATGTRRAHYQKVHLFGEDEKAAFRSGMAPPPVVDLDGLQAGLAVCYDIEFPEIARAAATAGAQLLLVPTALAGDVPEIPQMLIPARALENRMTVAYANHVGVEDGLDFAGRSVVAGPDGGVLGAPDPGLLVVDVSAPTTPGPEEPWYLEDLRP; encoded by the coding sequence ATGAAAATCGCGGTGTTCCAGGGCAGGGCCGAGCCGACCCAGATCGAGCGCAATCTGGGCGTGATCGAGGTGGCGGCTGCCGACGCCGCCGAGCGCGGCGCCGCGCTGCTGCTCACCCCAGAACTCCTCCCGGTGGGATACGCGCCGCGACGCATACGCGGCGGCATCAGCGCAGGTGACGTCGCCGAAGCCCACCTCAAGCTGGAAGAGATCGCGCGTACCCACCGGATCGCCCTGGCCTATAGCCTGCCCGGGGAGGAGGCCCCGGCATCTCGCGGGATTACCGCCACCCTGGTGGATGCCACGGGCACGCGCCGGGCGCACTATCAGAAGGTGCACCTGTTCGGCGAAGATGAGAAGGCCGCGTTTCGCTCCGGGATGGCGCCTCCTCCGGTGGTGGATCTCGACGGGCTGCAGGCGGGCCTGGCGGTCTGCTACGACATCGAGTTTCCGGAGATAGCCCGGGCGGCGGCCACCGCCGGGGCGCAGTTGCTGCTCGTGCCTACCGCCTTAGCCGGCGACGTACCGGAGATCCCGCAAATGCTCATCCCCGCTCGGGCGCTGGAGAATCGGATGACGGTGGCCTACGCGAACCACGTGGGGGTCGAGGACGGCCTGGACTTTGCGGGGCGCAGCGTGGTGGCCGGCCCGGATGGTGGTGTTCTCGGCGCGCCGGATCCCGGGCTGCTCGTCGTCGACGTGTCTGCTCCCACGACGCCGGGTCCGGAGGAGCCGTGGTACCTGGAGGACCTGCGCCCATAA
- a CDS encoding YjiH family protein: MSEGSTSSTTTTRSRTSSILWFLLPSLLGVLIFMIPVPDGAGSLGIPIALISDSLTTALGSIVSWAIIVLVAISVLGSLLWWTARPAFLDTRLGRTLFDIGWAWMAVRVVGLILAVLIVIQIGPEEVWGENTGMVILDLATVLVSVFLLAGLLLPLLLSFGLLDFVGALMTRLMRPLFRLPGRSSVVGLSSWLGDGSIGVLMANQQYVQGYYTKREAAVLGTTFNIVSVTFTVVILEYLDLQHMFLRFYLTIVVAGFIAGIIMVRIPPLTRIPDEYAEGVTPKPEDETRPQHGMLRRAWTNGVQRGSEVRLSSVIRNGLSNVLEMWIVVVPGVLAIGTVSVMLAEHTPLFTWLGAPFVPVLELMQVPEAEAASGTLLIGFADMLLPAAFAASIDAEITRFIIGALSITQLIFMSEVGGILLASRIPVRFHHLVAIFLLRTVITLPVIVAMAHLFY, from the coding sequence ATGAGTGAGGGCTCGACGTCGTCGACGACCACCACCCGTTCCCGGACATCCAGCATCTTGTGGTTCTTGCTGCCCTCGTTGCTGGGCGTGCTGATCTTCATGATCCCGGTTCCCGACGGCGCCGGCTCCCTGGGCATCCCCATCGCCCTGATCTCCGACTCCCTGACGACGGCCCTCGGCAGCATCGTGTCCTGGGCAATCATTGTCCTGGTGGCGATCTCCGTGCTCGGCAGCCTGCTCTGGTGGACGGCACGGCCCGCCTTCCTCGACACCCGCTTGGGCCGCACCCTCTTCGACATCGGCTGGGCGTGGATGGCGGTGCGCGTCGTCGGGCTGATCCTCGCGGTGCTGATCGTCATACAAATCGGCCCGGAGGAGGTGTGGGGCGAAAACACCGGCATGGTGATCCTCGATCTGGCCACGGTGCTGGTGTCGGTCTTCTTGCTGGCCGGGTTGCTGTTGCCGCTGCTACTGAGCTTCGGGCTGCTGGACTTCGTCGGCGCGCTGATGACCCGGTTGATGCGCCCGCTGTTTCGCCTGCCCGGCCGCTCCTCGGTGGTGGGGCTGAGCTCCTGGCTAGGCGATGGCTCCATCGGCGTGCTGATGGCCAACCAGCAGTATGTGCAGGGCTATTACACGAAGCGCGAAGCGGCGGTGCTGGGCACCACCTTCAACATCGTATCGGTCACCTTCACCGTGGTGATCCTCGAATACCTCGACCTGCAGCACATGTTCCTGCGGTTCTACCTCACCATCGTGGTCGCGGGGTTCATCGCCGGGATCATCATGGTGCGTATCCCGCCGCTGACCCGTATTCCCGACGAGTACGCCGAAGGCGTCACCCCGAAACCGGAGGACGAAACCCGGCCGCAGCACGGCATGCTCCGCCGGGCCTGGACCAACGGCGTGCAGCGCGGTTCTGAGGTGCGCCTCAGCTCTGTGATCCGCAACGGGCTTTCCAACGTGTTGGAAATGTGGATCGTGGTGGTCCCGGGCGTCCTCGCGATTGGCACCGTGTCGGTGATGCTCGCCGAGCACACGCCTCTGTTCACCTGGCTTGGCGCCCCGTTCGTCCCCGTGCTGGAGCTGATGCAGGTCCCGGAGGCCGAGGCAGCCTCCGGCACCCTTTTGATCGGTTTCGCGGACATGCTGCTGCCGGCGGCGTTCGCTGCTTCCATCGACGCGGAGATCACCCGGTTTATCATCGGTGCCCTGTCGATCACGCAGCTAATCTTCATGTCTGAGGTCGGCGGCATACTCCTGGCCTCGCGGATCCCGGTGCGTTTCCACCACCTGGTGGCGATCTTCCTGCTTCGCACCGTCATCACGTTACCGGTCATCGTGGCGATGGCCCACCTGTTCTACTGA